A genomic segment from Leptolyngbya boryana PCC 6306 encodes:
- a CDS encoding MarR family winged helix-turn-helix transcriptional regulator: MISSQVEPIPMHLKCLLAPHGIGYRIKLLSQLANRKFQERLDPYKLTPFHWIVLCCLWQEDGQATSSIGDRLQQVGGTLTGVLDRMSERGLIRRERDAQDRRIWRIWLTDAGRKFEEILPPLATELRDAALQGISIPNREQLSTIVDRMIANLGESPIIHPAEGWEAIFAPNNLGYRMKLIAQLGTRRFQDLLEPFGLTPFHWVVLCCLWQEDGQATSSIGENLQQVGGTLTGVLDRMSERGLIRRERDAQDRRIWRIWLTDAGLELRQTLPMAALELLQMMMQDISEDEQTLLSKCVDRLIANLAEV, from the coding sequence ATGATTTCTTCCCAGGTTGAACCGATCCCAATGCATCTCAAATGCCTGCTTGCCCCGCACGGAATTGGCTATCGTATCAAACTACTATCGCAACTCGCAAATCGCAAGTTTCAGGAGCGTCTTGACCCCTATAAGCTTACGCCGTTTCATTGGATTGTTCTGTGCTGCCTCTGGCAAGAAGACGGGCAAGCGACTTCGAGTATTGGCGATCGCTTACAGCAAGTTGGCGGCACACTGACCGGAGTTCTGGATCGCATGAGTGAGCGAGGGCTAATTCGGCGAGAGCGTGATGCTCAGGATCGGCGCATTTGGCGCATTTGGCTCACCGATGCTGGACGAAAATTTGAAGAAATTCTGCCGCCTCTTGCAACTGAGCTTCGCGATGCGGCGCTGCAAGGGATTTCGATACCAAATCGCGAACAGTTGTCAACGATTGTCGATCGCATGATTGCAAATCTCGGAGAGTCACCGATCATCCATCCGGCTGAAGGGTGGGAAGCGATTTTTGCGCCGAATAATTTGGGATATCGGATGAAGCTCATTGCTCAATTGGGCACTCGTCGGTTTCAAGATCTTCTTGAACCCTTTGGTCTGACTCCATTTCATTGGGTCGTGCTGTGCTGTCTGTGGCAAGAGGATGGACAAGCGACCTCCAGCATTGGCGAGAATTTGCAACAAGTCGGTGGCACACTCACCGGGGTACTCGATCGCATGAGCGAGCGGGGGCTAATCCGGCGAGAGCGTGACGCTCAGGATCGGCGCATTTGGCGCATTTGGCTCACTGATGCTGGGCTAGAACTCAGACAAACTTTGCCGATGGCTGCCTTGGAATTATTACAGATGATGATGCAGGATATCTCAGAAGACGAGCAAACGTTGTTGTCAAAATGCGTGGATCGTTTGATCGCAAACCTGGCTGAGGTGTAA
- a CDS encoding WD40 repeat domain-containing protein, protein MRQNRWVQKLSIAGVALIAFLAAMFLLLWQATSSRGVAKVCMPIYAADVMCYGQRQLMTSHKPTTITVSPLGGILAAGYEREIELWDLKTGKALPRLQDHTDLVSAIAISPDEKILASSSLDGTIKLWDLPHHRLVSTLNAGRASNLAFSPDGRMLASSSGVHRWADGVFSPLGVQMWDIASRQRVYGLGTQPVRAIAFSPDGHLLAAGDRMKTELWQVRDGERLQTLNSGEVTGLVFCQDGQTLITGSSKLKLWDLRNGNLLHEFDAGASDMVLSPDGQTLATSSGGSVHLWHLFTEQSLGSLYATSFSSLFVEFALKGQAIVAAGTDGIWLWRDLHSETATP, encoded by the coding sequence GTGAGACAAAATCGCTGGGTACAGAAGTTGAGCATTGCTGGCGTTGCATTGATTGCGTTTCTAGCTGCAATGTTTTTGCTACTATGGCAGGCGACGAGTTCTCGTGGAGTCGCCAAGGTCTGCATGCCAATCTATGCGGCAGATGTGATGTGTTACGGACAGCGACAATTGATGACTTCACATAAGCCGACGACGATCACCGTCAGTCCTTTGGGTGGAATTTTAGCGGCAGGTTATGAAAGAGAGATCGAGCTATGGGATCTCAAGACTGGCAAAGCCCTACCCAGGTTACAGGATCACACGGATTTAGTCAGCGCGATCGCGATTAGCCCAGATGAGAAAATTTTGGCAAGCAGTAGTTTAGATGGAACGATCAAGCTCTGGGATTTACCCCATCATCGTTTAGTTTCGACCCTGAATGCGGGACGGGCTTCTAATTTAGCGTTTAGCCCGGATGGGCGCATGTTAGCGAGTTCGAGTGGAGTGCATCGTTGGGCAGATGGGGTGTTTAGTCCGCTGGGGGTGCAGATGTGGGACATTGCGTCGCGGCAACGGGTGTATGGTTTGGGGACTCAGCCAGTCCGCGCGATCGCGTTTAGTCCAGATGGGCATCTGTTAGCGGCAGGAGATCGGATGAAGACAGAACTCTGGCAGGTTCGAGATGGCGAACGACTGCAAACTCTGAATTCAGGCGAGGTGACAGGGCTAGTCTTCTGCCAAGATGGACAAACATTGATTACAGGAAGTAGTAAGCTCAAACTCTGGGATTTGCGGAATGGCAACCTGCTGCATGAGTTTGATGCGGGAGCTTCGGATATGGTACTCAGCCCGGATGGACAGACTTTAGCAACTTCATCGGGGGGATCGGTGCATCTGTGGCATCTATTTACAGAACAATCGTTGGGATCGTTGTATGCAACGTCCTTTAGTAGTTTGTTTGTGGAGTTTGCCTTGAAGGGACAAGCGATCGTGGCAGCGGGAACGGATGGAATTTGGCTTTGGCGAGATTTGCATTCTGAGACGGCAACTCCCTAA
- a CDS encoding SH3 domain-containing protein produces the protein MKLNLWQHSVSALTIAGLTAPFIMPAAQAQLVGQVRCAKQSTAIFAERSAASPVVRAVPENQRMTIAENTAENGFLAVSAPSKGFVQTVTLRLCPGGNPNPNPNPNPSPSTCRRVTQTQGLIVRQGPDVSTAVVGSVAFNSQVNVSTTPTTSKTDASGRVWVQIAKPVSGWVSNGFVNVPGSNLLNCQ, from the coding sequence ATGAAATTAAATCTTTGGCAGCATTCGGTTTCCGCCCTAACAATTGCTGGACTGACAGCCCCTTTCATCATGCCTGCTGCTCAAGCACAACTCGTCGGTCAAGTTCGGTGTGCAAAGCAGTCTACTGCCATTTTCGCAGAGCGTTCTGCTGCTAGTCCTGTTGTTCGCGCTGTCCCTGAAAACCAAAGAATGACGATCGCGGAAAATACAGCTGAAAATGGTTTTCTTGCTGTGAGCGCTCCCTCTAAAGGCTTTGTGCAAACGGTAACGCTGAGACTCTGCCCTGGTGGTAATCCAAATCCGAACCCGAATCCAAATCCTTCCCCATCGACCTGCCGCCGTGTCACACAAACGCAAGGTTTGATCGTGCGTCAAGGGCCAGATGTGTCAACTGCGGTTGTAGGGAGTGTTGCGTTCAATTCTCAAGTCAATGTTTCAACCACGCCAACGACATCCAAGACAGATGCAAGTGGACGGGTATGGGTGCAGATTGCAAAACCCGTTTCAGGTTGGGTTTCTAACGGATTTGTGAATGTTCCTGGTAGCAATCTTCTGAATTGTCAGTAA
- a CDS encoding NADPH-dependent FMN reductase has protein sequence MVKVVGIAGSLRPGSYSQLALKVAIQRVAALGAEVEILDLRSLNLPFCDGGKDYSDYPDVAKMKQVVSEADAIILATPEYHGSISGVLKNALDLMGFVEFTGKVTGAISVLGGQSNSNSLNDLRVILRAIHAWTIPEQIAIGQAWQAFGEDGKLLDEDLSQRFDAFAQSLVENTRKLRG, from the coding sequence ATGGTCAAAGTTGTTGGCATTGCTGGAAGTTTAAGACCGGGTTCTTACAGTCAACTCGCTCTGAAAGTTGCGATTCAACGGGTTGCCGCTTTGGGAGCAGAGGTAGAAATTTTGGATTTACGATCGCTGAATTTGCCGTTCTGTGATGGTGGGAAGGACTATTCGGACTATCCTGATGTGGCAAAAATGAAGCAGGTCGTCAGCGAAGCGGATGCGATTATTTTAGCGACCCCTGAATACCACGGCAGTATTAGTGGCGTGCTCAAGAATGCGCTGGATCTGATGGGGTTTGTCGAGTTTACGGGCAAGGTAACGGGTGCGATTAGTGTTTTGGGCGGGCAGTCGAATAGTAATTCGCTCAATGATTTGCGAGTGATTTTGCGGGCGATTCATGCCTGGACAATTCCGGAGCAGATTGCAATCGGGCAAGCTTGGCAGGCATTTGGGGAAGATGGCAAGTTACTCGATGAAGACCTTTCGCAGCGGTTTGATGCATTTGCTCAGAGTTTAGTAGAGAACACTCGCAAACTTAGAGGTTAA
- a CDS encoding methyltransferase domain-containing protein, which yields MTVTSEPKLRLASRLVNGILSIKPVFDLARYRARTMMIKRAESIGVPWTKIVADLQARDWSTEFNQVNNPDLKYPEYYVRSFHAYEEGNLGWEPATEVEVAAYAVHARIWSDSGKDGDPRLRQSYHNVLQAEISESPKAIVDLGCSVGMSTVALQDAFPGATLTGVDLSPYFLAVAKHRVGERENINWVHADAAATGLPSGSYDLVSACLLFHELPKSAAIDILKEARRLLRPGGHLAIMDMNPNSEIYAKMPPYILTLLKSTEPYLDQYFGLDLEKEIVEAGFSKPTLTCNTPRHRTLVAQAC from the coding sequence ATGACCGTAACCAGTGAACCCAAGCTCAGACTCGCTTCTCGGCTTGTGAATGGAATTTTATCGATCAAACCTGTGTTTGATTTGGCGAGATATCGTGCTCGAACGATGATGATCAAACGGGCAGAATCGATCGGGGTTCCCTGGACGAAGATTGTGGCTGATTTGCAAGCTCGCGATTGGTCAACGGAATTTAATCAAGTCAATAATCCTGATTTGAAATATCCAGAGTATTATGTGCGTTCTTTTCACGCCTACGAAGAAGGGAATTTAGGGTGGGAGCCTGCCACCGAAGTAGAAGTGGCTGCCTATGCGGTTCATGCAAGGATTTGGAGTGATTCGGGAAAAGATGGCGATCCCCGATTGCGTCAGAGCTATCACAACGTTTTGCAAGCTGAAATTTCTGAATCTCCAAAAGCGATCGTGGATCTCGGATGCAGCGTGGGAATGAGCACCGTTGCGCTACAAGACGCTTTCCCAGGTGCAACGCTCACCGGAGTTGATCTTTCCCCTTATTTCTTAGCCGTTGCGAAGCATCGAGTCGGAGAACGGGAAAACATTAACTGGGTACATGCCGATGCCGCAGCAACAGGTTTACCCTCTGGCTCGTATGACTTGGTTTCGGCTTGCTTGTTGTTTCATGAATTGCCGAAAAGTGCCGCGATCGACATTCTCAAAGAAGCCAGAAGATTACTTCGTCCGGGTGGACATCTTGCCATCATGGATATGAATCCCAACTCTGAAATTTATGCCAAAATGCCCCCGTACATTTTGACATTACTCAAGAGTACAGAACCTTATTTGGATCAGTATTTTGGGTTGGATTTGGAGAAAGAAATCGTTGAAGCAGGTTTCTCTAAACCGACTTTGACCTGCAACACTCCGCGCCATCGGACTTTGGTTGCCCAAGCTTGCTAA
- a CDS encoding PAS domain S-box protein, protein MKRDATGKFVQNWDAETKQRISISLTRTAWRSLDKEAQKRGMSRSEVIEHFARSLEAEHSNESTYANASTALLPAQIFEQQQEIAALKCQKQELEARLEGLLNISAQTNERKVETILESIADAFVAFDRDWRYTYVNRAAARILHRLPEELLGKHVWNEVFPELIGGIAYRAMHQAVAEQVALTWEEFGEPVQSWLEVNAYPSQEGLAVYFRDVTERKQAEAERERLLQALETERAQFEAVLHQMPAGVFIADATTAKLVLANEQANQIVKYDFEQSHELEDYVPVTPFAAFRPNGQIYAPDEYPLVRSLKTGEVITQEKMELRQEDGSHSIISVSSSPILDKQQRILAAVAVFQDVTHLKQVEENLRQTEERLQLALVSAAMIAWDIDLETNQVVCSPNALEIFGMHVGTAEAFRAVIHPDDRHLVRQAMEQAIASDHSFSQEYRVISPDGAIRWLKSQGRVYLNDAGHAIRMLGVSLNITERKQIEAERDRLLKQEQASRRLAENERQRLRDILMQVPAMFAVLSGSDHVFELANSKFLAVSGRSEDILGKRAHEVFPEMAAQGYSEIYDRVYQTGEIIQGDEYLSRWNPNGDGNVVEGFFNFVFLPLRDIDGCIDSILIHGIEVTAQVQARQQAEALLVELQRKERQQQFLIELNDAIRALQDSEEIMWQVVSSTGHHFNVTRCTYGEIDPIQEYVLVDRDYCNEVRSVVGRLPMSLFGSEIIAELQQGKTIVIDDVDRDSRTAGARAAAFAEIQTKSLLCVPFVKAGRFLALLMLHHATPRQWTSEDGKLLERIAEKTWLAVERSRAEAELREREAHLQLALKVGRMGTWHWDLQADTLLWSSGHFTILGLQPDEDKPSYELWASRVHPDDLGETETKWQQAIAERTEYHHEYRLRLPDGLIHWVDVRGQFSYDAQGQPKHSIGVVIDITERKQAEETLHQTLQKLNFHVENTPMAVVEWDDNFRVLRWSAGAERILGWKAEEILGKHLMEIPFVFEEDLESVADVCQRLVYGEEPHILSYNRNYTKDRNVVHCEWYNSSLRDKSGRMLSVLSLVLDVTQRKQAEQEREQLLERERLARAQSEAAQQQLATIFETSPIGLALLDAEQRYVAINESLAEINGLTREQHLGNSISTLFGQTDPRLVEIFERIYTTGDPFISPNFAVNPPGRNDRRPGYYNVYYLPTVNASHQVESVLIYVVDVTERVRLERAQQFLSETSAVLASSLDYQTTLERVAQLTVPELADWCTVHIVEEDGTIDQIAVAHINPTKLEWAHQLQEKYPLDPNAARGAALTLRTGEPDFVPEILDEMLVQAARNPEHLEILRQVGFSSVMAVPLRTQARIIGVISFISAESGRRYTMTDLQLAEELARRASLAIDNAQLYQATQRDRTKAESANRIKDEFLAVLSHELRSPLNPILGWTKMLRCKRLDATKTNQALETIERNAKLQAQLIEDLLDVSRILQGKMTLNIAPVNLATTVEAALETVHLAAEAKQIHIQTLLNPVSGAVLGDTNRLQQIVWNLLSNAVKFTPSGGQVEVRLEQVGAHVHIQVQDTGRGIHPEFLPYVFDYFRQEDGSTTRKFGGLGLGLAIVRQLVELHGGSVWAESPGSNLGATFVVRLPLNHIEHTPSEIENIEAAADLTGICVLVVDDDADMRELASFVLIQAGAKVTVAASAAEALCLMSQSIPDLLLCDIGMPEMNGYSLIQQIRKQSPEQGGTIKAIALTAYAGEVNQQQALAAGFQMHLSKPTEPDVLVKAVSSLIATPAA, encoded by the coding sequence ATGAAGCGCGATGCTACCGGTAAGTTTGTTCAAAATTGGGATGCAGAAACCAAACAACGCATTAGCATTTCTCTTACCCGTACAGCTTGGCGATCGCTCGATAAAGAAGCACAAAAACGGGGAATGTCTCGCTCTGAAGTCATTGAACACTTTGCTCGCAGTCTAGAAGCAGAGCATTCTAACGAATCTACCTATGCAAACGCTTCAACGGCGTTGCTTCCAGCTCAAATTTTTGAGCAACAGCAGGAAATTGCTGCTCTGAAATGTCAGAAGCAGGAGTTAGAGGCACGCTTAGAAGGCTTGCTCAATATAAGTGCCCAAACCAATGAACGCAAGGTAGAAACCATTCTAGAAAGTATTGCCGATGCTTTCGTTGCCTTCGATCGAGACTGGCGCTACACCTATGTCAATCGGGCAGCGGCTCGAATTCTGCACCGATTACCCGAAGAATTGCTGGGTAAACATGTTTGGAATGAAGTTTTTCCTGAACTCATTGGCGGAATCGCCTATCGAGCAATGCATCAAGCCGTAGCAGAACAAGTCGCACTGACCTGGGAAGAGTTTGGCGAACCCGTTCAATCCTGGCTAGAAGTCAATGCTTATCCCTCGCAAGAAGGACTCGCCGTTTATTTTCGGGATGTGACAGAACGCAAGCAAGCAGAGGCAGAACGGGAACGATTACTCCAAGCGTTGGAAACGGAAAGGGCGCAATTTGAAGCAGTTCTGCACCAGATGCCTGCGGGAGTTTTCATCGCGGATGCTACTACTGCTAAGTTGGTGCTTGCAAACGAACAAGCCAACCAAATTGTCAAATATGACTTTGAACAGTCCCATGAGCTAGAGGACTATGTTCCCGTGACTCCATTTGCAGCATTTCGCCCGAATGGACAAATTTATGCACCAGATGAGTATCCTTTGGTGCGATCGCTCAAAACCGGGGAAGTCATTACGCAAGAGAAAATGGAGCTACGCCAGGAAGATGGTAGCCATAGCATTATTTCAGTTAGTTCCAGTCCAATCTTAGATAAGCAGCAACGAATCCTGGCAGCCGTTGCGGTCTTTCAAGATGTCACTCACCTCAAACAGGTTGAAGAAAACCTGCGGCAGACAGAAGAACGCTTACAGCTTGCCCTCGTATCCGCCGCCATGATTGCTTGGGATATCGATTTGGAGACCAATCAAGTGGTGTGTTCTCCAAATGCGCTGGAGATTTTTGGGATGCATGTGGGCACCGCAGAAGCATTTCGTGCGGTAATTCATCCCGACGATCGACACCTTGTCAGGCAAGCGATGGAACAGGCGATCGCGAGTGACCACTCCTTTTCTCAGGAATACCGAGTGATCAGTCCTGATGGTGCAATTCGCTGGCTCAAAAGTCAGGGGCGCGTCTATCTCAATGATGCGGGACATGCGATTCGGATGCTAGGGGTCTCGCTCAACATTACCGAACGCAAGCAAATCGAAGCTGAACGCGATCGACTTCTCAAACAAGAGCAGGCTAGCCGTCGATTAGCTGAAAATGAACGTCAGCGACTGCGAGACATTCTGATGCAAGTGCCTGCTATGTTTGCCGTGTTGTCGGGTTCTGATCACGTCTTTGAACTGGCAAACTCTAAGTTTCTGGCTGTCTCCGGACGTTCCGAAGACATTTTGGGGAAGAGAGCACACGAAGTATTTCCTGAAATGGCAGCTCAGGGATATTCTGAGATTTACGATCGGGTCTATCAGACTGGGGAAATTATTCAAGGAGATGAGTACTTGTCTCGTTGGAACCCGAATGGGGACGGCAATGTCGTCGAAGGATTTTTCAATTTCGTGTTTCTGCCGCTAAGAGACATTGATGGTTGTATCGATAGCATCTTGATTCATGGAATCGAAGTTACGGCTCAAGTACAAGCCCGTCAGCAGGCAGAAGCCTTACTGGTAGAACTTCAGCGCAAAGAAAGACAACAGCAGTTCTTGATCGAATTGAATGATGCAATTCGTGCCCTGCAAGACTCTGAAGAAATTATGTGGCAGGTGGTTAGCTCCACTGGGCACCATTTCAATGTCACTCGCTGTACTTATGGTGAAATTGATCCAATCCAGGAATATGTTCTTGTCGATCGCGACTACTGCAATGAAGTCAGGAGCGTCGTTGGTAGACTGCCGATGAGTTTGTTTGGGTCTGAGATTATTGCTGAATTGCAGCAAGGCAAAACGATTGTGATTGATGATGTCGATCGCGATTCTCGAACTGCTGGAGCAAGAGCCGCTGCTTTTGCTGAAATACAAACCAAATCGTTGCTGTGCGTCCCCTTCGTGAAGGCAGGACGGTTCCTTGCATTGTTGATGTTGCACCATGCTACTCCTCGGCAGTGGACATCAGAAGACGGGAAATTACTGGAACGTATCGCTGAAAAAACCTGGCTAGCTGTAGAGAGATCGCGAGCAGAAGCAGAATTGCGAGAGCGTGAAGCTCACCTACAACTTGCGCTGAAAGTGGGACGGATGGGCACTTGGCACTGGGATTTGCAAGCAGATACGCTCCTCTGGTCATCAGGACATTTCACGATTCTGGGGCTACAGCCTGATGAGGATAAGCCTAGCTACGAACTTTGGGCAAGTCGCGTGCATCCGGATGACTTGGGAGAAACAGAGACAAAGTGGCAGCAAGCGATCGCGGAACGAACAGAGTACCATCACGAATATCGCCTGCGCTTGCCAGACGGCTTGATTCACTGGGTCGATGTGAGAGGACAGTTCTCCTATGATGCGCAAGGACAACCGAAGCACTCGATTGGCGTTGTGATTGACATTACAGAGCGCAAGCAAGCGGAAGAGACCTTGCATCAAACGCTACAAAAGCTCAATTTCCACGTCGAAAATACGCCGATGGCAGTTGTGGAATGGGACGATAACTTTCGAGTCCTTCGGTGGTCTGCTGGTGCAGAACGCATTTTGGGCTGGAAAGCTGAGGAAATACTGGGTAAACATTTAATGGAGATTCCGTTTGTCTTTGAAGAAGACCTGGAATCGGTTGCTGATGTCTGTCAGCGATTAGTTTATGGCGAGGAACCGCATATTCTCTCGTACAACCGCAATTACACGAAAGACCGCAACGTGGTGCATTGCGAGTGGTACAACTCCAGTCTCAGAGATAAATCGGGACGGATGCTGTCGGTATTGTCGCTGGTGTTGGATGTCACGCAGCGCAAGCAAGCCGAGCAGGAACGGGAACAACTGTTAGAGCGCGAACGCCTTGCTCGCGCCCAATCCGAAGCGGCACAGCAGCAATTGGCGACTATCTTTGAAACCTCTCCGATTGGCTTAGCTTTACTGGATGCCGAGCAACGATATGTTGCCATCAATGAATCCTTAGCTGAAATTAACGGATTAACCCGTGAGCAACATTTAGGCAATTCAATTTCGACGCTGTTTGGTCAAACCGACCCCAGATTAGTGGAAATCTTTGAGCGAATTTACACGACGGGAGATCCCTTCATTTCACCCAACTTTGCCGTAAATCCTCCGGGGCGCAACGATCGTCGTCCCGGTTACTACAACGTTTACTATCTACCGACTGTCAACGCGAGTCACCAGGTGGAAAGCGTCTTGATCTATGTGGTCGATGTCACGGAACGCGTTAGGTTAGAACGTGCCCAACAGTTTCTCTCCGAAACTAGTGCAGTGCTAGCGTCTTCCCTAGATTATCAAACGACGTTGGAGCGAGTCGCACAGCTAACCGTCCCGGAATTAGCCGACTGGTGTACGGTTCACATCGTTGAGGAGGATGGCACCATTGACCAGATTGCCGTTGCTCACATCAATCCTACCAAACTGGAATGGGCACATCAGCTGCAAGAAAAGTATCCACTCGACCCGAATGCGGCTCGTGGTGCAGCCTTAACCCTGCGAACTGGAGAGCCTGATTTTGTGCCAGAGATCCTAGATGAAATGCTCGTTCAGGCTGCTCGTAATCCAGAGCATTTAGAGATTCTACGGCAGGTCGGGTTTAGTTCTGTGATGGCTGTGCCGCTCCGAACTCAGGCGAGAATTATTGGGGTCATCTCTTTTATCTCGGCTGAGTCTGGACGACGCTACACGATGACAGATTTGCAATTAGCTGAGGAATTGGCGCGTCGTGCCTCGCTCGCGATCGACAATGCCCAACTCTATCAAGCCACCCAACGCGATCGCACCAAAGCAGAATCGGCAAACCGGATCAAGGATGAATTCCTTGCGGTGTTGTCGCATGAATTGCGATCGCCCCTCAATCCCATTCTCGGTTGGACAAAAATGCTGCGGTGCAAACGGTTAGATGCCACGAAAACGAACCAAGCTTTGGAAACGATCGAACGCAATGCGAAACTGCAAGCGCAATTAATCGAAGACTTGCTCGATGTCTCCCGCATTTTGCAAGGAAAAATGACGTTAAACATTGCGCCTGTCAATCTGGCGACGACGGTTGAGGCGGCTTTAGAAACTGTCCACCTAGCGGCTGAAGCGAAACAGATTCACATTCAAACCCTGCTCAATCCGGTTTCAGGAGCCGTTTTAGGCGACACAAACCGTCTCCAACAGATCGTTTGGAATCTCTTGTCAAATGCTGTGAAGTTCACGCCATCAGGCGGGCAAGTCGAGGTGCGCTTAGAGCAGGTTGGCGCTCATGTGCACATTCAAGTTCAAGATACGGGCAGAGGCATTCATCCAGAGTTTCTACCTTATGTATTTGATTACTTCCGCCAAGAAGATGGCAGCACGACTCGAAAATTTGGGGGATTGGGGTTGGGGCTGGCGATCGTGCGTCAGCTCGTTGAATTGCATGGTGGAAGCGTCTGGGCAGAGAGTCCCGGATCTAATCTAGGCGCGACTTTCGTTGTTCGTCTGCCGCTCAACCACATCGAGCACACCCCTTCTGAGATCGAGAATATAGAAGCTGCGGCAGATTTAACCGGGATTTGCGTCTTGGTGGTGGATGATGATGCAGACATGCGAGAGTTGGCATCATTTGTCTTGATCCAAGCAGGCGCAAAAGTGACAGTCGCAGCTTCGGCAGCAGAGGCACTGTGTCTCATGAGCCAATCGATTCCTGATCTCTTGTTATGCGATATTGGGATGCCAGAAATGAATGGCTATTCTCTGATTCAGCAAATTAGAAAGCAGTCACCAGAGCAAGGAGGGACGATTAAAGCGATCGCGCTAACGGCTTACGCTGGCGAGGTCAATCAGCAGCAAGCCTTAGCCGCAGGTTTTCAAATGCACCTCTCAAAGCCAACGGAACCGGATGTATTGGTCAAAGCCGTCTCATCCCTGATCGCGACTCCTGCGGCTTGA
- the radC gene encoding RadC family protein: protein MTYSIRIADLPESERPRERLIAQGAKTLATAELLAILLSTGSGKLSAVGLGQYILQTLSQHQRDPLSALREVTISELTKVSGVGTAKATTILAAIELGKRVYQSRPPEKTVIDDPAVAAAALSHELMWQSQERFAVLILDVKHRLIATQVITIGTATETLAHPREIFREVIRQGGTRLIVAHNHPSGNTEPSAEDINLTRQLLEGARFLGIPLLDHLILGNGNHLSLRQTTSLWDEVAQEV, encoded by the coding sequence ATGACGTATTCAATTCGGATTGCTGACCTACCAGAGAGTGAACGCCCTCGCGAACGCCTGATCGCTCAAGGTGCAAAAACACTTGCAACGGCTGAACTTCTAGCAATTTTGCTGAGTACGGGGTCAGGAAAACTTTCTGCTGTAGGGCTAGGGCAATATATTTTGCAAACCCTGAGTCAGCATCAGCGCGATCCGTTGAGTGCATTGCGAGAAGTGACAATTTCAGAACTGACGAAAGTGTCAGGAGTTGGAACTGCGAAGGCGACAACGATCTTAGCCGCGATCGAACTTGGCAAACGAGTCTATCAATCTCGACCCCCCGAAAAAACAGTCATTGATGATCCGGCTGTGGCTGCTGCTGCTTTGAGTCATGAACTGATGTGGCAGTCTCAAGAGCGATTTGCCGTGCTGATTCTCGATGTGAAGCATCGCTTAATTGCAACTCAAGTGATTACGATCGGGACTGCAACCGAGACGTTAGCACATCCGCGTGAGATTTTTCGAGAAGTAATTCGGCAAGGGGGAACACGGTTAATCGTGGCGCACAATCATCCGTCGGGTAATACGGAACCGAGTGCAGAGGATATCAATTTGACACGCCAATTGCTCGAAGGTGCTCGATTTTTGGGAATTCCATTGCTCGATCATCTCATTCTCGGAAATGGCAATCATCTGAGTTTGAGACAGACCACATCGTTGTGGGATGAAGTCGCACAAGAGGTTTGA
- a CDS encoding peptidoglycan-binding domain-containing protein, with amino-acid sequence MRRISGWVMGSLVSGMILCPAVNAARSQDYTVAQFLSVLNGLGYAVPLNAPIDDPRVRQGIREFQFQFQLPVDETLNIPTQDKAADIVRTLQLGLNRTVRPNPELPGSQFYGKQTEEAVKKFQQQNRLPATGIANLETRRRLNDLLNDAVPRTESQNSPPSQPALQSPALSIYTDAQIKAILAGFGYDINQKAPLTDAPTRRAIRELQQIYGLSETGLVNRATEEKLSSVMRNLRNNLKAILRSDFAIAQYYDSATQAAIRQFQARYGLRVTGLANLETRSRLDDEARRLRRN; translated from the coding sequence GTGAGACGGATTTCTGGATGGGTGATGGGGAGCTTGGTGTCAGGAATGATTCTATGTCCAGCGGTTAATGCAGCGCGATCGCAAGACTACACCGTGGCACAATTTCTCTCAGTTCTCAATGGATTAGGGTATGCGGTTCCACTGAATGCGCCAATCGACGATCCGAGAGTTCGGCAAGGCATTCGTGAGTTTCAGTTTCAGTTTCAACTCCCAGTTGATGAAACGTTGAACATTCCCACTCAAGACAAAGCAGCAGATATTGTGCGCACGCTACAACTTGGCTTAAATCGGACAGTTCGTCCCAATCCCGAGCTTCCGGGGAGCCAGTTTTACGGTAAGCAAACCGAAGAAGCAGTGAAAAAGTTTCAGCAGCAAAATCGCTTACCTGCGACTGGAATTGCCAATCTTGAAACTCGACGGCGATTGAATGACCTGCTCAATGATGCAGTTCCAAGAACAGAATCCCAAAACTCGCCACCTTCTCAACCTGCACTCCAATCTCCGGCGCTGAGCATTTATACTGATGCACAAATTAAAGCCATCCTGGCGGGGTTTGGCTATGACATCAATCAGAAAGCTCCGTTAACTGATGCCCCAACTCGGCGAGCTATTCGAGAGCTTCAGCAAATTTATGGGCTTTCTGAAACGGGATTGGTCAATCGCGCTACTGAAGAAAAGCTTTCGAGCGTGATGCGAAATCTGCGGAATAATTTGAAAGCGATTTTGCGGAGTGATTTCGCGATCGCACAATATTACGATTCAGCCACCCAAGCCGCGATCCGACAATTTCAAGCCCGTTACGGATTGAGAGTTACGGGTCTGGCAAATTTAGAAACTCGCAGTCGGCTCGACGATGAAGCGCGCAGATTGAGACGAAACTAA